The Arthrobacter sp. NicSoilC5 genome has a window encoding:
- a CDS encoding alkaline phosphatase family protein, translated as MKIKLRPALAAMAVLAAALGGTAATLNPAAAISAPTASTPSQGYLPGANHVFVINLENKGYDETWGPASAAPYLSQTLRSQGVLLNQYYGTAHNSQPNYVAQISGQGPNAQMQADCQTYTPFVGAGTASPGQAVGDGCVFPTGVPTVAGQLKAAGKTWKGYMEDMGSPCRHPALGAVDDTQKARVGDQYAARHNPFVYFAGITGSPDCAANDVDLTALATDLASAATTPNLSMITPNLCHDGHDSPCVDGHPGGLASADEWLKQWVPAITSSPAFKQDGVLVITFDESDGPQSDASACCGEGPGPNAALPGITGMGGGRVGALVLSPFTKGGTWSTTPYNHYSLLASIEDTFGLPYLGYAGTPGLNRFGLDVYNAKV; from the coding sequence GTGAAAATCAAACTCCGCCCCGCCCTGGCCGCCATGGCCGTGCTTGCCGCCGCCCTCGGCGGAACTGCGGCCACCCTCAACCCCGCCGCCGCCATCAGCGCCCCCACCGCGTCGACACCAAGCCAGGGCTACCTGCCAGGAGCCAACCACGTCTTCGTCATCAACCTCGAAAACAAGGGCTACGACGAAACGTGGGGCCCGGCGTCGGCCGCTCCCTACCTCTCCCAGACCCTGCGCAGCCAGGGCGTCCTGCTGAACCAGTACTACGGCACAGCGCACAACTCCCAGCCCAACTATGTTGCCCAGATTTCCGGGCAGGGCCCCAACGCCCAGATGCAGGCCGACTGCCAGACCTACACGCCGTTCGTGGGCGCCGGCACCGCGAGCCCCGGCCAGGCCGTCGGTGACGGGTGCGTCTTCCCCACTGGCGTTCCCACCGTCGCCGGTCAGCTGAAAGCGGCCGGCAAAACCTGGAAGGGCTACATGGAGGACATGGGCTCTCCCTGCCGGCACCCTGCCCTGGGCGCCGTCGATGATACGCAGAAGGCGCGGGTGGGCGACCAGTATGCGGCGCGGCACAACCCGTTCGTGTACTTCGCGGGGATCACCGGATCGCCCGACTGCGCCGCGAACGACGTCGACCTGACCGCCTTAGCAACCGACCTCGCCTCCGCTGCCACCACGCCCAACCTGTCGATGATCACCCCCAACCTGTGCCACGACGGGCACGATTCCCCCTGCGTTGACGGACATCCGGGCGGGCTTGCGAGCGCCGACGAATGGCTCAAGCAGTGGGTTCCGGCCATCACGTCCTCCCCCGCGTTCAAGCAGGACGGCGTCCTGGTCATTACCTTCGACGAGTCCGACGGGCCGCAGTCGGACGCGAGTGCCTGCTGCGGGGAAGGTCCCGGACCGAACGCTGCGCTGCCCGGCATCACAGGGATGGGCGGCGGCAGGGTGGGAGCCCTGGTGCTGTCTCCGTTCACCAAGGGCGGGACATGGTCCACCACCCCCTACAACCACTACAGCCTGCTGGCCAGCATCGAGGACACATTCGGCCTGCCGTACCTGGGGTACGCCGGAACGCCCGGACTCAACCGGTTCGGACTTGACGTCTACAACGCAAAGGTCTGA
- a CDS encoding alkaline phosphatase family protein, whose translation MNLSRRHFLGAAGTAAATTLAAGSAFRPAAAAPSTLPAPSDSGIEHIVVVMMENRSFDHFLGWLPGADGTQSGLSYIDRYGIPHSTYHLTDFQGCGHPDPDHSYEGGRIQYNSGKNDGWLRAGENDEFSVGYYSEPDLDFWRQAGPDWTVCDRYFAATMAETYPNRFYQHAAATDRIHNSSTTSTLPTIWDRLAAAGVSGKYYYGDIPFTALWGTMYQGISRPYAEFLADCSAGALPSVSFVDPRFTDEGSGTSGDDHPHADIRSGETFLAEVYNAVTSGPGWANTMLVVNYDEWGGFYDHVPPATAPDTSPETALRGFRVPSLVVSPRARRRYVAHDVYDHTSVLKAIEWRWNLPPLTPRDQAARNIAEVLDFGTPANLAAPTYLVPPFVAGPACTPVGPPPAEEWSGLKEKALADGWKLP comes from the coding sequence GTGAACCTCTCCAGACGCCACTTCCTTGGCGCCGCAGGAACCGCTGCCGCGACCACCTTGGCCGCCGGCAGCGCCTTCCGGCCGGCCGCCGCCGCACCGTCCACGCTTCCGGCGCCCAGCGACTCGGGCATCGAGCACATCGTTGTCGTGATGATGGAAAACCGCTCCTTCGACCACTTCCTGGGCTGGCTGCCCGGTGCTGACGGCACGCAGTCCGGCCTCAGCTACATCGACCGCTACGGCATCCCCCACTCCACCTACCATTTGACCGACTTTCAAGGCTGCGGCCACCCTGACCCCGACCACTCCTACGAGGGCGGCCGGATCCAGTACAACAGCGGCAAAAACGACGGTTGGCTGCGGGCGGGTGAGAACGACGAGTTCTCCGTGGGTTACTACAGCGAGCCGGATCTTGACTTCTGGCGCCAGGCCGGACCGGACTGGACTGTCTGCGACCGATACTTCGCCGCCACCATGGCCGAAACGTACCCGAACCGCTTCTACCAACACGCTGCGGCCACGGACCGGATCCACAACTCCTCCACCACCTCCACCCTTCCCACCATCTGGGACCGGCTGGCCGCGGCAGGTGTTTCAGGCAAGTACTACTACGGCGACATCCCGTTCACGGCACTGTGGGGAACCATGTACCAGGGCATCTCCCGTCCGTACGCGGAGTTCCTTGCGGACTGCTCCGCCGGCGCTCTGCCTTCCGTCTCTTTTGTTGACCCGCGCTTCACGGACGAAGGCTCAGGAACCTCCGGCGACGACCATCCGCACGCGGACATCCGCTCGGGCGAAACGTTCCTCGCCGAGGTCTACAACGCGGTCACGTCCGGCCCAGGCTGGGCGAACACCATGCTGGTGGTCAATTACGACGAATGGGGCGGTTTCTACGACCACGTGCCCCCGGCGACGGCACCGGACACCAGCCCGGAAACAGCGTTGCGCGGATTCCGTGTTCCCTCCTTGGTGGTCTCACCCCGCGCACGCCGCCGATACGTTGCGCACGACGTCTACGACCACACCTCGGTCCTGAAGGCCATCGAGTGGCGCTGGAACCTGCCTCCCCTGACACCCCGGGACCAGGCCGCACGCAATATTGCCGAGGTCCTGGACTTCGGAACGCCCGCAAACCTTGCCGCCCCCACGTATCTGGTCCCGCCCTTTGTGGCCGGCCCTGCCTGCACCCCGGTGGGCCCGCCTCCGGCCGAGGAATGGTCCGGCCTGAAAGAAAAAGCACTTGCTGACGGATGGAAGCTCCCGTGA
- a CDS encoding CsbD family protein: MGLGDKIDNAAEKAGGKAKEAAGAASGDESLRAEGQADQAKGDLKQAGEKVKDAFKH, translated from the coding sequence ATGGGACTGGGTGACAAGATCGATAATGCTGCCGAGAAGGCAGGCGGCAAGGCCAAGGAAGCTGCAGGCGCAGCCAGCGGCGATGAGAGCCTGCGGGCCGAAGGCCAGGCAGACCAGGCCAAGGGTGACTTGAAGCAGGCCGGGGAAAAGGTCAAGGATGCTTTCAAGCACTGA
- a CDS encoding CehA/McbA family metallohydrolase: MSSPCKAHEAESVFLSPSRRGFLAAALAGAAVTLAPMSFAAADSGSSRTKTITGHLDPGAADFVYLPVEVPAGVNKISVSYSYSKPTVTPGLLSNACDIGVFDEKGTDLAGKGFRGWSGGFRTEFFISAAEATPGYLPGPVGKGTWNIALGPYQVADQGMDYTVNVTLEYGPDAAPFRPQYPPKQAKGRGPAWYRGDAHLHTIYSDGKRTPAEVAAGARAAELDFMISTDHNTPASHGVWGPLAGDDLLILTGEEVTTRNGHYLALGIEPGDWIDWRYRARDKGFEQEAQHIHASGGLVVPAHPYCPYVACRWKFGYDDADAVEVWTGPWTADDEYAINTWDSMLASSVRTGGRWVPAMGNSDAHSEPQVIGLPHNVVNAAALSHDAILDGIRNGRSWIAESAGISLDFTVSAAGRKAGVGERLDVKADAPVTVSIDVSGVPNGVIRIITDEGQTQQVTLPASGQGTHTWITTAQLSAYVRAEVRHPMADGTASNGTNMGTTLLLGPMAALTNPIFLGAK, from the coding sequence GTGAGTTCACCATGTAAAGCCCACGAGGCTGAAAGTGTTTTCCTGTCCCCCTCCCGCCGTGGATTCCTTGCCGCCGCACTGGCCGGTGCTGCCGTGACCCTGGCCCCGATGTCCTTTGCCGCTGCCGACTCGGGCAGCAGCAGGACCAAGACCATCACCGGCCACTTGGATCCCGGTGCCGCGGACTTTGTGTACCTGCCGGTCGAGGTCCCCGCCGGCGTTAACAAGATCAGCGTGTCCTACAGCTACAGCAAACCCACAGTTACCCCCGGACTGTTGTCCAACGCCTGCGACATCGGCGTCTTCGACGAGAAGGGCACCGATCTCGCCGGGAAGGGTTTCCGCGGCTGGTCCGGCGGCTTCCGCACCGAATTCTTCATCAGCGCCGCTGAAGCAACCCCTGGCTACCTGCCCGGACCGGTGGGCAAAGGCACCTGGAATATTGCCCTGGGCCCTTATCAGGTGGCCGACCAGGGCATGGACTACACCGTCAATGTCACCCTCGAGTACGGGCCCGACGCTGCCCCGTTCCGTCCCCAGTACCCGCCCAAGCAGGCCAAGGGCCGTGGCCCCGCCTGGTACCGCGGTGACGCCCATCTGCACACCATTTACTCGGATGGCAAGCGCACGCCGGCAGAGGTGGCCGCCGGCGCGAGGGCAGCGGAACTCGACTTCATGATCAGCACCGACCACAACACTCCTGCCTCCCACGGCGTATGGGGTCCGCTGGCCGGCGACGACCTGCTCATCCTCACCGGTGAGGAAGTTACCACCCGCAACGGTCACTACCTCGCCCTTGGGATCGAGCCGGGAGACTGGATCGACTGGCGCTACCGCGCCCGCGACAAGGGCTTCGAGCAGGAGGCCCAGCACATCCACGCCTCCGGTGGCCTGGTCGTCCCCGCCCACCCGTACTGCCCCTATGTCGCATGCCGCTGGAAATTCGGCTACGACGATGCGGACGCGGTTGAAGTCTGGACCGGTCCATGGACCGCGGACGATGAGTACGCCATCAACACGTGGGACTCCATGCTCGCCAGTTCAGTGCGCACCGGCGGCCGCTGGGTCCCTGCGATGGGCAACAGCGACGCACACAGCGAGCCGCAGGTCATCGGCCTGCCGCATAACGTCGTTAACGCCGCAGCGCTTTCCCACGACGCCATCCTGGACGGCATCCGCAACGGCCGCAGCTGGATTGCCGAGTCCGCCGGCATCTCCCTGGACTTCACCGTGTCCGCAGCCGGCCGGAAGGCAGGAGTGGGGGAGCGGCTCGACGTCAAAGCCGATGCCCCGGTGACAGTCAGCATCGACGTCAGTGGTGTTCCCAACGGTGTCATCCGGATCATCACTGATGAAGGGCAGACCCAGCAGGTGACGCTCCCGGCCTCCGGCCAGGGCACCCACACCTGGATCACCACCGCCCAGCTCTCCGCCTACGTGCGGGCCGAGGTGCGCCATCCCATGGCCGACGGCACGGCGAGCAACGGGACCAATATGGGGACGACGCTGCTGCTGGGTCCAATGGCCGCATTGACCAACCCGATCTTCCTCGGCGCCAAATAG